A genomic window from Companilactobacillus alimentarius DSM 20249 includes:
- a CDS encoding amino acid ABC transporter ATP-binding protein: MITLKNVVKKYGNKEVLKDINVEFPDGKTTVILGPSGSGKSTLLRSLDLLVRPESGTLNFGDLKLDYSQPVSKKLSFDVRKKTSMVFQNWNLFPNLTVLQNITTAPETVLGKSKKETQERAKKLLEQVGLSEYADRYPSQLSGGQQQRISICRALAMDPEYILLDEPTSALDPELETQVLLILEELSKMGQSMIIVTHNMEFARSVADKIVFVEDGNILFDDTPDQFFNHPTTRIKDFLSGITFNDKSLQN, translated from the coding sequence ATGATCACATTAAAGAATGTCGTTAAAAAATACGGTAATAAAGAGGTACTCAAGGATATCAATGTTGAGTTTCCAGATGGTAAAACTACTGTTATTTTAGGACCTTCCGGTTCTGGTAAATCCACTCTACTGAGGTCGTTAGATTTACTAGTTAGACCAGAAAGTGGGACTTTAAACTTTGGTGATTTAAAATTGGATTATTCTCAACCAGTTTCAAAGAAATTAAGCTTTGACGTTCGAAAGAAAACTAGCATGGTTTTCCAAAATTGGAACCTCTTTCCCAATTTAACCGTGTTACAAAACATCACAACAGCTCCTGAGACGGTTCTTGGTAAATCCAAGAAAGAAACACAAGAACGTGCTAAGAAGCTCTTGGAGCAAGTAGGATTGAGTGAATATGCTGATCGTTATCCTAGCCAACTTTCTGGTGGACAACAACAACGTATTTCCATCTGTCGTGCTTTAGCTATGGATCCTGAGTACATCTTATTAGATGAACCAACTAGTGCCCTTGATCCAGAATTGGAGACACAAGTACTGTTAATCCTAGAAGAATTAAGTAAAATGGGCCAATCAATGATTATTGTGACTCACAATATGGAGTTTGCGCGTTCCGTTGCTGATAAAATCGTCTTCGTTGAAGATGGGAATATTCTTTTCGACGATACTCCAGATCAGTTCTTTAATCATCCCACTACTAGAATTAAAGATTTCTTATCGGGGATTACCTTTAATGATAAAAGTTTACAAAATTAA
- a CDS encoding histidine phosphatase family protein, which translates to MVKTLYLMRHGQTLFNKLQKIQGICDSPLTAKGIADTKKVGKYFQREHIKFDHAYSSTQERACDTLELVTKQPYQRLKGLKEWNFGLFEGEDQFINPKYDVKIGSVGDAFVPYGGDSADAVQKRMVEVLTDLMNRKDNQQILAVGHGASIYLFLKNWIPLDEIVKHVEMKNCSVLKFTFSDNKFHYNETINVVD; encoded by the coding sequence ATGGTTAAAACACTTTATTTAATGCGTCATGGACAGACTCTCTTCAATAAATTACAGAAAATTCAAGGCATCTGTGATTCGCCTTTGACCGCAAAGGGGATTGCTGATACTAAGAAGGTTGGCAAATATTTTCAAAGAGAACACATTAAGTTTGATCATGCTTATTCATCGACTCAAGAACGTGCTTGCGATACTTTGGAATTGGTTACCAAGCAACCCTATCAGCGCCTCAAGGGTCTGAAAGAGTGGAACTTTGGTTTGTTTGAGGGTGAAGATCAATTTATTAATCCCAAGTATGATGTTAAGATTGGCTCAGTTGGAGATGCTTTTGTACCTTATGGTGGAGATTCAGCTGATGCCGTACAAAAACGAATGGTTGAAGTTTTGACTGATTTGATGAATCGAAAAGATAATCAACAAATTTTAGCAGTTGGTCATGGCGCTTCAATTTATCTTTTCTTGAAAAATTGGATTCCGTTAGATGAAATTGTTAAACATGTTGAAATGAAAAACTGTTCCGTTTTGAAATTTACTTTTTCTGATAATAAGTTTCACTACAATGAAACGATTAATGTAGTGGATTGA
- a CDS encoding histidine phosphatase family protein: MSKTLYLMRHGQTQFNQLHKIQGACDSPLTKKGIADAKKVGQLFQREGIEFDHAYSSTQERACDTLEQITKQPYQRLKGLKEWNFGVFEGESERLNPPVDKSVGSYGDFFVPYGGESADQVQRRVNQTLIEIMERPDNQQVLAVSHGGAIHMFVLKWVKEHKLHISNCSAMKFSYDNKAFNYEKTIEVND; this comes from the coding sequence ATGAGTAAGACGCTTTATTTGATGCGCCATGGACAGACTCAATTCAACCAGTTACACAAGATTCAAGGAGCCTGTGATTCACCTTTGACAAAAAAGGGAATTGCTGATGCCAAGAAAGTGGGGCAGCTTTTTCAAAGAGAAGGTATTGAGTTCGATCATGCTTATTCATCAACTCAAGAACGCGCTTGCGATACATTGGAACAGATTACTAAACAACCTTATCAAAGGTTAAAAGGTCTAAAAGAATGGAATTTTGGTGTCTTTGAAGGTGAAAGTGAGCGTTTAAATCCTCCAGTTGATAAAAGTGTCGGTTCCTATGGTGACTTTTTTGTGCCTTATGGTGGGGAATCGGCTGATCAAGTACAAAGAAGGGTCAATCAAACGTTGATTGAAATTATGGAACGTCCTGATAATCAACAGGTCTTGGCAGTTAGTCATGGTGGTGCAATCCATATGTTCGTTTTAAAGTGGGTCAAAGAGCATAAGCTTCATATTTCCAATTGTTCAGCAATGAAATTTTCATATGATAATAAAGCTTTTAATTACGAAAAAACGATTGAAGTGAATGATTAA
- a CDS encoding amidohydrolase family protein: protein MDLKLDAFAHVLPQQLLNDIKKDVPSIIEDNLFLQIPSLSDFKIRNQAFPQNVKQIISNVNLNPEDYFDSQKSAQMCWKANSELLQIQKDNSNIFEAVVAMVPMNNLKETVKIIQDVSKNSEFVGIQLFTRALGRSIADDSFEVIFQEAEKLQVPIWLHPVFDESKRDNNITFSWEYELTQAMYQIVEAGYFEKYPNLKIIVHHAGAMVPFFDGRIKHTMSEQEYLDFKKFYVDTAILGNTKALELALDFYGEDHLLFGTDAPFAVMPNGATSEVMKAIDEMDISTSTRKKIYHDNLINLLKEG from the coding sequence ATGGATCTAAAATTAGATGCTTTTGCACATGTTTTGCCACAGCAGTTACTAAATGATATTAAAAAAGATGTTCCCAGTATTATTGAGGACAATCTTTTTTTACAAATTCCCTCTTTAAGTGATTTTAAAATTAGAAATCAAGCTTTTCCACAAAATGTGAAACAAATAATCTCTAACGTTAATTTGAATCCTGAGGATTACTTTGATAGTCAAAAATCTGCTCAAATGTGTTGGAAAGCTAATAGTGAATTGTTACAAATCCAAAAAGATAATAGTAATATTTTTGAGGCTGTTGTAGCGATGGTGCCTATGAATAACCTCAAAGAAACTGTAAAGATCATTCAAGATGTTTCAAAAAATAGTGAATTTGTGGGTATTCAATTATTTACACGAGCTTTAGGAAGGTCAATTGCAGATGACTCATTTGAAGTCATTTTTCAAGAAGCTGAAAAATTGCAGGTGCCAATTTGGTTGCATCCAGTATTCGATGAATCTAAACGAGATAATAATATTACCTTTAGTTGGGAATATGAATTAACACAGGCAATGTATCAAATTGTTGAAGCAGGGTATTTTGAAAAGTATCCTAACTTAAAAATTATAGTTCATCACGCTGGAGCAATGGTGCCATTTTTTGATGGTCGAATAAAACACACTATGTCCGAGCAAGAATATTTAGATTTTAAGAAATTTTATGTTGATACGGCTATCTTGGGCAATACGAAGGCTTTGGAATTAGCTTTAGATTTTTATGGTGAAGATCATTTGCTATTCGGAACTGATGCCCCATTTGCAGTCATGCCTAATGGAGCCACTTCTGAGGTTATGAAAGCAATTGATGAAATGGATATTTCTACATCGACTAGAAAAAAGATTTATCACGATAATTTAATTAATTTATTGAAAGAGGGATGA
- a CDS encoding SDR family oxidoreductase, giving the protein MSKILIVGAYGQTARIVTEELLKNSTIELKLFLRNSQRLSQYQDNPRVEVIDGDTLKTAELVQAMKDVDLVYSNVGGVNLADQTASLIKAMDQAKQKRLIFISSLGAYHEVLGKFGEWNESAIADFLPGFRKSAQLIEKSDLDYTMIRPAWMTNKDEVDYETTQKTDAFKGTEVSRKSIADFVIKLINDPKSHIGESVGLDKPNTDGDKPAWI; this is encoded by the coding sequence ATGAGTAAAATTTTAATTGTCGGAGCTTATGGTCAAACAGCACGTATCGTTACTGAAGAATTATTAAAGAATTCTACGATAGAATTAAAGCTCTTTTTAAGGAATAGTCAACGTTTGTCACAATATCAAGATAATCCACGAGTTGAAGTGATTGATGGCGATACTTTGAAAACTGCTGAATTAGTTCAGGCTATGAAAGATGTAGATCTTGTTTATTCGAATGTCGGTGGGGTTAATTTAGCCGATCAGACGGCTAGCTTAATTAAGGCAATGGATCAAGCTAAACAAAAGCGTTTGATCTTCATTAGTTCACTAGGTGCATATCATGAAGTTTTGGGTAAGTTTGGTGAATGGAACGAATCAGCTATTGCCGACTTTTTACCAGGATTTAGGAAATCAGCTCAATTGATTGAGAAGTCAGATTTAGATTACACTATGATTCGCCCAGCTTGGATGACTAATAAAGATGAAGTTGATTATGAGACTACTCAGAAAACGGATGCTTTTAAGGGCACCGAAGTATCACGAAAGAGTATCGCTGATTTTGTAATCAAATTGATCAATGATCCTAAGAGCCACATTGGTGAAAGTGTTGGTTTGGATAAGCCTAATACGGATGGAGATAAACCAGCATGGATCTAA
- a CDS encoding aldo/keto reductase has product MEYRKLGNTGLDVSRICLGTMGFGRPETGVFPWAVDYEKSEQVIKRALDLGINFFDTANIYSYGDSEEFLGKALKKYANRDELAVATKVFFTKSDKPNQHGLSRKAIMTQIDKSLQRLDMDYVDLYIIHRFDYNTPLKETMEALHDVVKSGKARYIGASAMYSWQFEKAQAIAQEHNWTEFVSMQNHLNLLYREEEREMMPLCEEENIAVTPYSPLASGHLTRRTWEGNTKRSQTDKVAQSKYDQAENNDMEIVKRVGEVADKYHVTMAQVAIAWLLQKKQVVAPIIGATNPDHLASSVDALKLKLDLEDVKYLEEPYLPHKVVGAFTKEESDFTR; this is encoded by the coding sequence GTGGAATATCGTAAATTAGGTAATACAGGATTGGATGTTTCAAGAATTTGTCTAGGAACCATGGGATTTGGACGTCCCGAGACGGGCGTATTTCCTTGGGCAGTCGATTATGAAAAGAGTGAGCAAGTGATTAAAAGGGCTTTGGACCTAGGGATTAATTTCTTTGATACTGCTAATATTTATTCTTACGGCGATAGTGAAGAATTCTTAGGAAAAGCTTTGAAGAAGTATGCTAACCGTGATGAATTAGCTGTTGCTACAAAGGTCTTCTTTACGAAGTCTGATAAGCCTAATCAACATGGATTATCTAGAAAAGCTATAATGACGCAAATCGACAAGAGCTTGCAACGTTTGGATATGGATTATGTAGACTTGTATATTATTCACCGATTTGACTATAACACGCCACTTAAGGAAACAATGGAAGCTTTACATGATGTTGTTAAATCGGGGAAAGCTCGCTATATTGGAGCTTCTGCGATGTATTCTTGGCAATTTGAGAAGGCTCAGGCTATTGCTCAAGAGCACAATTGGACTGAATTTGTTTCTATGCAAAATCATTTGAATCTGTTGTACCGCGAAGAGGAACGAGAAATGATGCCACTTTGTGAGGAAGAAAATATTGCCGTAACGCCGTACAGTCCCTTAGCTTCAGGACATTTGACACGTCGGACTTGGGAGGGGAATACGAAACGTTCTCAAACTGATAAGGTAGCTCAGAGTAAGTATGATCAAGCTGAAAATAACGATATGGAAATTGTTAAACGCGTTGGTGAAGTTGCCGATAAGTATCACGTCACCATGGCACAAGTAGCCATTGCCTGGTTGTTACAGAAGAAACAAGTTGTGGCACCGATCATTGGTGCTACTAATCCAGATCATTTGGCTAGCTCAGTTGATGCACTTAAATTAAAACTGGATTTGGAAGATGTGAAATATTTAGAGGAACCATATTTACCCCATAAGGTAGTGGGAGCATTCACTAAAGAAGAAAGTGATTTTACACGTTAG
- a CDS encoding aldo/keto reductase, with amino-acid sequence MNKMQKDLNLPKVALGTWAWGEDKSQSNKVFGNSLTQKDLRPVFDTAMKLGLNLWDTAAVYGMGASEEILGQFVKNIDRDKILLSTKFTPQIADETDKPVENMFAGSVKRLNTDYIDIYWIHNPADVDKWTKKIIPLAKSGKIKYIGVSNHSLKEIKRANEILNAVGLKVSAVQNHLSLLDRTSETSGIIDYCNENDITFFSYMVLEQGALSGKYDTKHPFPENSERAQVYNGKLDKLEDLINGMRKVAQTKNLDVAQIATSWAIAKGTVPIIGATKAKHIEDAYQASQVTLDDNEVKELDRLGDQTAVSTIREWEKPMQ; translated from the coding sequence ATGAATAAAATGCAAAAAGATTTGAATTTACCTAAGGTTGCTTTAGGAACTTGGGCATGGGGTGAAGATAAATCTCAATCGAACAAAGTCTTTGGTAACAGTTTGACCCAAAAAGATCTTCGACCGGTTTTTGATACAGCCATGAAATTAGGCTTGAATCTTTGGGACACTGCAGCTGTTTATGGAATGGGTGCTTCAGAAGAAATATTAGGACAATTCGTTAAGAACATTGATCGAGATAAGATTCTCTTGTCAACGAAATTTACTCCTCAAATTGCGGATGAGACGGATAAGCCAGTTGAAAATATGTTTGCCGGTAGTGTAAAACGATTGAATACCGATTATATCGATATTTATTGGATTCATAATCCCGCTGATGTCGATAAATGGACTAAGAAGATTATTCCTCTAGCTAAGAGTGGCAAAATCAAATACATTGGTGTTTCAAATCATAGTTTAAAAGAAATTAAACGTGCTAATGAGATTTTGAATGCCGTGGGATTAAAAGTTTCTGCTGTCCAAAATCATTTAAGTTTGTTGGATAGAACTTCTGAAACTTCCGGAATTATTGATTACTGTAACGAAAATGATATTACATTCTTCTCATATATGGTACTAGAGCAAGGAGCTTTGTCAGGCAAGTATGACACTAAGCATCCTTTCCCTGAGAATAGTGAACGTGCGCAAGTTTATAATGGCAAGTTGGATAAGTTAGAAGATTTAATTAATGGAATGAGAAAAGTTGCCCAAACTAAAAATTTAGATGTTGCTCAAATTGCTACATCGTGGGCTATTGCTAAAGGTACTGTTCCAATTATCGGTGCAACTAAAGCCAAGCATATTGAGGACGCCTATCAAGCATCTCAAGTAACTTTGGATGATAATGAAGTCAAAGAATTGGATAGGCTGGGTGATCAAACCGCAGTAAGTACTATTCGAGAGTGGGAAAAACCTATGCAATAA
- a CDS encoding MerR family transcriptional regulator — MNKKEVCKKYSIPIRILNEYESWGLCNVVKIVMGEWQYDSQDIERLSTIMALHDIGFKNKEIERYMRLLLEIPNSRQERIDLLSQKRKSKLDEIHFQEKQLERIDYLRHELKKEN, encoded by the coding sequence ATGAATAAAAAAGAAGTTTGCAAGAAATATAGTATTCCCATTCGCATTTTGAATGAATATGAATCTTGGGGATTATGCAATGTTGTGAAAATTGTGATGGGTGAGTGGCAATATGATAGTCAAGATATTGAACGCCTAAGTACGATCATGGCTTTGCACGATATTGGTTTTAAAAATAAGGAGATTGAAAGATACATGCGTCTGTTGTTAGAAATTCCTAATTCAAGACAGGAGCGAATCGACTTATTGAGTCAAAAACGAAAGTCGAAGTTAGACGAGATTCATTTTCAAGAGAAACAATTGGAAAGAATTGATTACTTACGACATGAATTGAAAAAGGAGAACTAA
- a CDS encoding LysR family transcriptional regulator, with translation MELRVLNYFLMIAREENITRAANLLHISQPTLSRQIANLEEELGTKLFVRQSHKITLTEDGMLLRRRAEEMRQLSDKIKDELSSDKTELSGNISIGSGEFRGMNELSDIIVSFHKKYPLVTFNIQSGNAKDINFGIEQGLLDMGVMIEPVDTTKYDFARFSQMESWGILIRNDSPLSKKIYITAKDLKDQALIMSHSQQMQNEINHWFGRYAKSIEFVSTYNLLYNSAILVKRGLGSALSLNLEAKYDDVTFVPLKPALTYNSVLAWKADETSSRTVSTFIEFAKKYLESISKD, from the coding sequence ATGGAACTACGTGTTTTGAATTATTTCTTAATGATTGCTAGAGAAGAAAATATTACTAGAGCTGCAAATTTATTGCATATCAGTCAACCAACGCTCTCTCGACAGATTGCTAACTTGGAAGAAGAATTGGGAACAAAACTTTTTGTTAGGCAAAGCCATAAGATTACTCTGACTGAAGACGGAATGTTACTCAGAAGACGTGCCGAAGAGATGCGACAATTGAGCGACAAAATTAAAGATGAACTCTCTTCAGATAAAACAGAACTATCTGGTAATATTTCTATTGGTAGTGGTGAGTTTCGCGGGATGAATGAATTGAGTGATATTATTGTCTCTTTCCATAAGAAATATCCCTTGGTAACATTTAATATTCAAAGTGGCAATGCTAAGGATATAAATTTTGGAATCGAGCAAGGTTTGCTAGATATGGGTGTCATGATTGAGCCAGTTGATACTACCAAATATGATTTTGCCCGGTTCTCACAAATGGAGAGTTGGGGGATTTTGATTCGTAATGATTCACCGCTTTCTAAAAAAATATATATAACGGCTAAAGATTTGAAAGATCAAGCTTTAATTATGTCACACAGTCAACAGATGCAAAATGAAATCAATCACTGGTTTGGCAGATATGCTAAATCTATTGAATTTGTTTCGACGTATAATTTACTATATAATTCAGCTATTTTGGTTAAACGTGGTCTAGGCAGTGCCCTGAGTTTAAACTTGGAAGCAAAGTATGACGATGTGACCTTCGTTCCGTTGAAACCAGCTTTAACATATAATTCAGTTCTCGCTTGGAAAGCAGATGAGACTTCATCACGAACCGTATCTACTTTTATTGAATTTGCTAAGAAATACCTTGAGAGCATTTCAAAAGATTAA